One window from the genome of Bremerella cremea encodes:
- a CDS encoding CTP synthase produces MAKHIFVTGGVVSSLGKGLTSASVGMLLEQRGLKVKMQKLDPYINVDPGTMSPYQHGEVYVLDDGSETDLDLGHYERFTNSPLTRDSNYTTGQIYLSVINKERRGEFLGKTVQVIPHITDEIKSVIRKLGDDDTDVIITEIGGTVGDIESQPFLEAIRQFPQTVGRENCLFIHLTLVPYLKAAGELKTKPTQHSVGQLREIGIQPDILICRTERNLSRDDREKIALFCNVPIEAVIEEKDKDFSIYEVPISLHDNQLDDLIATKLGLPQVSSVDLTPWQEILQTLRYPDHEISIAVVGKYAEHKDAYKSIYEAIDHAGIHHKSQIRIGRIQSEALETEGAERMLAGFDGILVPGGFGERGIEGKIDAIRYARQRGIPFMGICLGMQCAAIEFARNVVNLEGAHSTEFDKHTPHPIIGLLDEQKNITDKGGTMRLGTQPCSLKEGSKSLEAYGQEEISERHRHRYEFNNVYRDQFRSHGMSFAGLKPDNSLVEILEIDEHPWFVAVQFHPEFKSKPIKAHPLFAGFVGAAIARRRRDAKKEAPSSKTASEQAADA; encoded by the coding sequence ATGGCAAAACACATTTTCGTCACCGGCGGCGTTGTCAGTTCACTAGGTAAAGGGTTGACCAGCGCATCGGTCGGGATGCTGCTCGAACAGCGTGGCCTCAAGGTCAAGATGCAGAAGCTCGACCCCTATATTAACGTCGACCCTGGCACCATGAGCCCCTACCAGCATGGCGAAGTCTACGTGCTGGACGACGGTAGCGAAACCGACCTCGACCTAGGGCATTACGAGCGATTCACCAACAGCCCGCTGACCCGCGATTCCAACTACACGACCGGGCAGATTTATCTGTCGGTGATCAACAAAGAACGTCGCGGCGAGTTCCTGGGCAAGACGGTTCAGGTCATTCCGCACATCACCGACGAAATCAAGTCGGTCATTCGCAAACTGGGCGATGACGATACCGATGTCATTATCACCGAAATTGGGGGAACGGTCGGCGATATCGAAAGCCAACCGTTCTTAGAAGCGATTCGTCAATTCCCGCAGACCGTCGGGCGTGAGAACTGCCTGTTCATTCACTTGACGCTCGTTCCTTACCTGAAAGCTGCCGGCGAACTGAAAACCAAGCCAACCCAACACTCGGTCGGCCAACTGCGAGAAATTGGTATTCAGCCAGACATTCTAATTTGCCGCACCGAACGAAACTTGAGCCGCGACGACCGCGAAAAGATCGCGTTGTTCTGTAACGTGCCGATCGAAGCCGTGATCGAAGAGAAAGACAAAGACTTCTCGATCTACGAAGTCCCTATCAGCTTGCATGACAATCAGCTCGATGACCTGATTGCCACCAAACTGGGCTTGCCGCAAGTTTCGTCGGTCGACCTGACCCCGTGGCAAGAGATCCTACAGACACTCCGTTACCCAGACCACGAAATCAGCATCGCGGTTGTCGGCAAATACGCGGAACACAAAGACGCCTACAAATCGATTTACGAAGCAATCGATCACGCCGGCATTCATCATAAGTCCCAAATCCGAATCGGGCGCATTCAAAGCGAAGCCCTTGAAACGGAAGGGGCCGAACGGATGCTGGCTGGCTTCGATGGCATCCTAGTCCCAGGCGGCTTCGGCGAACGGGGCATCGAAGGGAAGATCGATGCCATCCGCTATGCTCGCCAACGGGGTATCCCATTCATGGGAATTTGCCTCGGGATGCAGTGTGCTGCCATTGAGTTCGCCCGCAATGTGGTGAATCTGGAAGGTGCCCACTCGACCGAATTCGACAAACATACACCGCATCCGATTATCGGCTTGCTCGACGAGCAGAAGAACATCACCGATAAGGGGGGCACAATGCGTCTTGGCACGCAACCTTGCTCGCTTAAGGAAGGCTCCAAATCGCTCGAGGCATACGGCCAAGAAGAAATTTCAGAGCGCCATCGTCATCGCTACGAATTTAATAACGTCTACCGAGACCAGTTCCGTAGCCACGGGATGAGCTTTGCCGGCCTGAAGCCAGATAACTCGTTGGTCGAGATTCTGGAAATCGACGAGCACCCTTGGTTTGTTGCTGTTCAATTCCATCCGGAATTCAAGAGCAAGCCAATCAAGGCGCATCCGCTCTTCGCCGGCTTTGTCGGTGCGGCCATCGCTCGCCGCCGTCGTGATGCCAAGAAGGAAGCTCCTTCTTCCAAGACTGCCTCGGAACAAGCCGCCGACGCCTAA
- a CDS encoding DUF1844 domain-containing protein, with translation MSEDPEKKIVVDGDWKEQVRQEKEKQAIEEQPEAPIESPAEATPPPSPGKLPKADFGFLISMMATQAFAAMGQIPEPGTGQVTKQPEVAKHMIDLLAMLEEKTQGNLDANEKAGLQNVLYQLRMAFVASQQG, from the coding sequence ATGAGCGAAGACCCTGAGAAGAAGATCGTCGTTGATGGCGATTGGAAAGAACAAGTCCGTCAGGAAAAAGAAAAGCAGGCTATCGAGGAACAGCCCGAGGCTCCGATCGAGTCGCCCGCTGAGGCTACGCCACCCCCATCCCCAGGCAAACTCCCCAAGGCCGATTTTGGCTTTCTGATTTCCATGATGGCTACCCAGGCGTTTGCTGCCATGGGGCAAATCCCTGAACCAGGCACAGGCCAGGTAACGAAACAGCCTGAGGTTGCCAAACACATGATCGACTTACTGGCCATGCTCGAAGAGAAGACCCAAGGCAATCTCGACGCCAACGAAAAAGCAGGATTACAGAACGTCCTCTACCAACTGCGTATGGCCTTTGTTGCCAGCCAGCAAGGGTAA
- a CDS encoding division/cell wall cluster transcriptional repressor MraZ, with translation MGSDEFILGEFSRTLDDRFRLSIPTQITDLLAPKEDDLILVKERPGCLSLWNGPQWQGKLDAGVNLVHAKIAAGKLENRIADVQLLGRLLSTRQRNVALAGKGRLLIPEGFREFLGVDAGGEVLIIGAAVCVEIWKPEAWLQNLEEKMPEFRSLLDQLSG, from the coding sequence ATGGGGTCCGACGAGTTCATTCTGGGCGAATTCAGCCGCACGCTGGACGACCGGTTTCGGCTGTCGATTCCCACGCAAATAACCGACCTTCTTGCACCCAAGGAGGACGACCTGATTCTCGTCAAGGAGCGACCTGGTTGCTTGAGCTTATGGAACGGACCGCAGTGGCAGGGCAAGCTCGATGCGGGGGTGAATTTGGTTCACGCCAAGATCGCTGCGGGCAAGCTAGAGAACCGCATTGCCGACGTTCAGTTGCTGGGGCGACTGCTTTCCACGCGACAACGCAATGTTGCGTTAGCTGGAAAAGGGAGATTACTGATACCTGAAGGATTTCGGGAGTTCTTAGGCGTAGATGCCGGCGGCGAAGTTTTGATTATCGGAGCGGCTGTCTGTGTCGAAATTTGGAAGCCCGAAGCCTGGCTACAAAATCTGGAAGAGAAGATGCCCGAGTTCCGATCGCTTTTGGATCAACTCAGTGGCTAA
- a CDS encoding beta-ketoacyl-[acyl-carrier-protein] synthase family protein yields the protein MEDAKDPVVITGIGLITSVGQDRESTWASIQRGTCGIRRMTGISPIEDNLVLGAPVDLPPGYEPRLKILTLNEIAAGEALKDAQIDMGNIDRTRFGCAVSAGMGDARAIFDVIDVPGGTWPVAGGIPHEQFFPCTPSYHVAHKFQLEGPRLSHSTACASGLVELGCAVRAIRDGQCDIALAGSAEAIDPLFVAGFRKMRVLSDDADPVRACRPFDKTRNGFVIGEGAAMFVVERLSHALARGAKIYAEVLGCRMLAEAHHVTGIDMNSDALERLLRITLKSSNLGPRDIDYVNCHGTGTQQNDVNEARGIRAAFGPFASRLCASSIKSMIGHLLNASGSVELAMTALALRDGFVPPTSNLRSLDPDVDIDCVPLVGRQLRIQHALKLSVAFGGHLVAVALRRWNDSQSGFAYPELPEETRRVA from the coding sequence ATGGAAGACGCGAAAGACCCGGTCGTGATCACCGGAATCGGCTTGATCACGTCCGTCGGACAGGATCGGGAATCGACCTGGGCGTCGATTCAGCGCGGAACGTGCGGAATTCGCCGTATGACGGGCATCTCGCCGATAGAAGACAATCTCGTTCTCGGCGCACCGGTCGACCTGCCCCCCGGCTACGAACCTCGTTTGAAGATTCTTACTCTCAACGAAATCGCCGCCGGCGAGGCATTAAAAGACGCCCAAATCGACATGGGCAATATCGACCGAACTCGTTTCGGCTGTGCCGTGAGTGCCGGTATGGGAGACGCCCGTGCGATCTTCGATGTGATCGATGTTCCTGGCGGTACCTGGCCGGTAGCTGGTGGAATTCCTCACGAACAATTTTTCCCCTGCACACCTTCCTACCATGTCGCCCACAAATTTCAGTTGGAAGGTCCGCGGCTTTCCCATTCCACAGCCTGTGCGAGTGGCTTAGTCGAACTTGGCTGTGCGGTCCGTGCGATTCGCGATGGCCAGTGCGATATCGCCTTGGCGGGGAGTGCCGAAGCAATCGATCCATTATTCGTCGCAGGCTTCCGCAAGATGCGTGTCCTCTCCGACGATGCCGACCCGGTACGAGCTTGCCGTCCCTTCGACAAAACCCGCAACGGGTTCGTTATTGGCGAAGGTGCCGCCATGTTCGTGGTCGAACGGCTCAGCCATGCGTTAGCTCGGGGAGCTAAGATCTATGCCGAGGTGCTTGGCTGCCGCATGTTGGCCGAAGCACACCATGTCACCGGCATCGATATGAACAGCGATGCCCTGGAACGTCTACTCCGCATTACGCTGAAATCGAGCAATCTGGGGCCACGTGATATTGATTACGTAAACTGTCACGGCACCGGCACACAGCAAAACGATGTCAACGAGGCTCGCGGTATCCGAGCAGCGTTCGGGCCGTTCGCTAGCCGTTTGTGTGCCAGCAGTATCAAATCTATGATCGGCCACCTACTGAATGCCTCTGGCAGCGTAGAACTGGCCATGACCGCCCTCGCTCTGCGAGACGGATTCGTGCCACCTACCTCGAATCTCCGCAGCCTCGACCCAGATGTCGATATCGACTGCGTTCCCTTGGTTGGTCGACAACTGCGTATTCAACATGCGTTAAAGTTGTCGGTTGCCTTTGGTGGCCATCTGGTAGCAGTCGCCCTGCGGCGTTGGAACGATTCGCAAAGTGGTTTCGCCTACCCAGAGCTGCCCGAAGAAACTCGCCGTGTTGCTTAA
- the mdoH gene encoding glucans biosynthesis glucosyltransferase MdoH, producing the protein MSHLSSTTDVGALYGHSFDANQMGPVLPTPPLHRELSDADVRGAKSVVADYLRDLGLTDPDFIASESKRIVNESLAAIAEDPKTNGKRLRKMAIRLTVKKLAKWVHAIEVEHGAEGTPNPPGVIGAHLPELLSLHPQGLVDESLPERFVASAQTKRKPVVPPPVPKGMTKQKLPLLPRWGKQLAEVLGLCQASHKKSDNIASEGGEQPCSFRSCFNVTRGLLAFLTLLTTATAAAVYWETVSATGIFQYPLVGMFVLLFFWIAFSFWTATMGLASILMSKKQKKVIPVDDPEYLTGLPRSAILMPIYNEDTASVMANLKAVALSLKSIGAADKFDLFVLSDTTNPDVWLEEERAWAKLVIDLPEHCRVYYRHRAKNTSRKAGNIADFCQRWGDHYPYMTVLDADSVMSGETLVEMVRRMENDPQIGILQVPPTPVNRQSFFARTQQFAAQVYGRVFLEGFALWSECDGNYWGHNAIIRIKPFMEHCDLPVLPGNGPLGGEILSHDFVEAALMRRAGWKICLAHDLQGSYEECPTTMLDYAQRDQRWCQGNMQHMGLLLADGFHPTSRLHLSMGVMSYLASPLWLVFLTLSLVAAYLGGDAAAAGINPWLAGGLFAATMGMLLIPKAYGLFALMLRPLPQDSPQIRQRAWLGVLLETGVAILIAPIMMLLHSQFVLATLRGKKVKWNAQQRDDVGVSLTDAFMMHWAHTLVGVTATAILCFTAPTFLLWLSPVLVGLVFSVPLSMLLGSLEIGKKMKGQGLLLINEEVEAPEVLKVQRAALAKSSREKQAGPKGDLFEMVLLDPAYLVLHLGILRTSEREIPIFRDQLMAIQAVVKRDGLHALPPKIRFQVQNNRYAMEQLHIQLRSQRKPKSPLAYRS; encoded by the coding sequence ATGTCCCATTTAAGCTCAACCACTGACGTCGGAGCCCTATACGGTCACTCCTTCGACGCCAACCAGATGGGCCCGGTATTACCGACTCCCCCTTTGCATCGTGAACTTTCAGATGCTGATGTTCGCGGAGCAAAGAGCGTCGTCGCCGATTACTTACGTGACCTTGGTTTAACCGATCCTGATTTTATCGCTTCCGAAAGTAAGCGAATTGTCAACGAGTCGCTCGCCGCGATTGCGGAAGATCCCAAGACCAATGGAAAGCGGCTCCGTAAGATGGCCATCCGGCTAACCGTTAAAAAGTTAGCCAAGTGGGTTCATGCCATTGAAGTCGAGCATGGAGCCGAGGGCACGCCCAATCCGCCTGGGGTAATCGGTGCGCACTTGCCAGAGCTTTTGAGCCTGCACCCGCAAGGTTTGGTCGACGAGTCATTGCCGGAACGGTTTGTGGCCTCGGCTCAAACCAAACGGAAGCCCGTCGTGCCGCCACCGGTTCCTAAGGGAATGACGAAACAGAAGCTTCCGCTGTTGCCTCGTTGGGGCAAGCAGCTTGCCGAAGTATTGGGATTGTGCCAAGCAAGCCACAAGAAATCAGACAATATCGCAAGCGAAGGGGGCGAGCAGCCTTGTTCCTTTCGAAGTTGCTTCAACGTAACCCGGGGGTTGTTGGCGTTCCTTACCTTGCTGACAACGGCAACGGCGGCGGCTGTTTATTGGGAGACGGTGTCGGCAACAGGGATCTTTCAGTATCCGCTGGTGGGCATGTTTGTGCTGCTGTTCTTCTGGATTGCGTTTAGTTTCTGGACGGCCACGATGGGGCTGGCTTCGATCTTAATGTCGAAGAAGCAGAAGAAGGTGATCCCGGTTGACGATCCTGAATACCTGACCGGTTTGCCGCGTAGCGCGATCTTAATGCCGATCTACAACGAAGATACTGCCAGCGTAATGGCGAATCTGAAGGCGGTTGCTTTATCGCTGAAGTCGATCGGCGCCGCAGATAAGTTTGACCTATTTGTTCTCTCGGACACCACCAACCCCGATGTCTGGCTCGAAGAAGAACGGGCCTGGGCCAAGTTGGTGATCGATTTGCCGGAGCATTGCCGCGTTTACTATCGCCACCGCGCGAAGAATACTAGCCGCAAGGCAGGCAACATCGCCGACTTCTGCCAACGCTGGGGCGACCACTATCCTTACATGACGGTACTCGACGCCGATAGTGTGATGTCGGGCGAAACGCTGGTCGAGATGGTCCGCCGCATGGAAAACGATCCGCAGATCGGAATCTTGCAGGTCCCACCGACCCCAGTCAATCGTCAGTCGTTCTTCGCCCGGACCCAGCAATTTGCTGCTCAGGTTTACGGTCGTGTTTTCCTAGAGGGCTTCGCCTTGTGGTCGGAATGCGACGGGAATTACTGGGGGCATAATGCGATTATTCGCATCAAGCCGTTCATGGAACATTGTGACCTACCGGTTTTGCCGGGCAATGGACCATTAGGTGGCGAGATTTTAAGTCACGACTTCGTAGAAGCCGCTTTGATGCGACGAGCCGGTTGGAAAATTTGTCTGGCTCACGATCTTCAAGGGAGCTATGAAGAGTGCCCGACCACGATGCTCGATTATGCCCAACGTGACCAACGCTGGTGCCAAGGGAACATGCAGCACATGGGCTTGCTGCTCGCCGATGGTTTTCACCCAACTAGCCGGCTTCATTTGAGCATGGGCGTGATGAGCTACCTGGCTTCACCGCTGTGGTTGGTCTTCCTCACCCTGTCGCTGGTGGCTGCTTATCTTGGGGGCGACGCTGCGGCTGCTGGGATCAATCCTTGGCTTGCTGGCGGGCTGTTCGCGGCGACGATGGGGATGCTGCTCATTCCGAAAGCTTACGGCTTGTTCGCGTTAATGCTTCGACCCCTGCCGCAAGATTCACCTCAGATTCGCCAGCGGGCTTGGCTGGGTGTTTTGCTAGAAACAGGCGTTGCGATCTTGATTGCTCCGATCATGATGCTGTTGCACAGCCAATTTGTGTTGGCGACGTTACGTGGAAAGAAGGTGAAGTGGAACGCCCAGCAACGCGATGACGTTGGCGTTTCGCTGACGGATGCGTTCATGATGCACTGGGCTCATACCCTAGTTGGTGTCACCGCGACGGCGATCCTGTGCTTCACCGCCCCTACTTTCTTGCTCTGGCTTTCACCGGTCTTGGTTGGTTTGGTCTTCTCGGTACCGCTATCGATGCTGCTGGGGAGCTTGGAGATCGGCAAGAAGATGAAAGGACAAGGCTTGCTTCTCATCAACGAGGAAGTCGAAGCTCCGGAAGTACTTAAAGTGCAACGCGCTGCTCTGGCGAAGTCTAGTCGCGAAAAGCAAGCTGGTCCCAAGGGGGATCTGTTTGAAATGGTGCTACTAGATCCCGCCTATTTGGTGTTGCACTTGGGGATTTTACGAACGAGTGAACGCGAGATTCCGATCTTTCGTGATCAATTGATGGCGATTCAAGCAGTTGTTAAGCGAGATGGGCTGCACGCGCTTCCGCCTAAGATTCGCTTCCAGGTGCAGAATAACCGCTACGCGATGGAGCAGTTGCACATTCAACTGCGATCTCAGCGGAAACCAAAATCGCCATTGGCCTATCGATCGTAA
- a CDS encoding glucan biosynthesis protein, translating into MDFRRKPLGRRWFTGCMVMFLAGTANVYCAHAQDKTPQAEDPIFHAIQEKAADVAAKPYQSSPELPGELKDLNYDTYRLIAFEHEKSIWKPEALPFWMELFHRGYIYRDEVQVFLLPPGSSSVNEAERLDFDPSRFQYRGELAGLTPPKDLGYAGLKIIGKFPKSEHPLEIASFLGASYFRAISPDQFYGTSARGLAVDIGLAKPEEFPVFREFWVERPQPDAKQFKVWALLDSPSVTGAYAFVIHPNETMTIDVKAELHFRKVPEKVGVAPLTSMWMWGLGKEGPANDPRPRVHDADSLLIQTGENEWIRRSLNRLDFPSLSNYQARQLYGFGLMQSERDPARYQDDEAKYDLRPSVWITPSKPWVNGTVQLLELPSDHEGTDNIGAYWVADRPVTTDQPIELEYEIAFLHQAPKQHSLAKVTDFRVDRSDKSSLHLTVVFQGDNLSRLPVERELLPLIEVQRGSAKEIVVRRTALNTVEVSCKLIPDGPYAMEIEVVLKVEDELCSESWRYLCPI; encoded by the coding sequence ATGGATTTCAGAAGGAAACCACTTGGTCGACGCTGGTTTACTGGCTGCATGGTGATGTTCCTGGCGGGAACGGCGAATGTCTACTGCGCCCACGCGCAAGATAAAACGCCCCAGGCGGAGGATCCGATTTTTCATGCCATCCAGGAAAAAGCCGCTGATGTTGCCGCCAAGCCGTATCAGTCATCCCCTGAATTACCGGGCGAACTCAAAGACTTAAACTATGACACCTACCGTCTGATCGCTTTCGAGCACGAAAAATCGATCTGGAAGCCAGAGGCATTGCCCTTTTGGATGGAGCTTTTTCATCGCGGGTATATTTATCGCGATGAAGTTCAGGTGTTTCTTTTGCCGCCGGGAAGTTCATCCGTGAATGAGGCTGAACGGTTAGATTTCGATCCTTCTCGCTTTCAATATCGTGGCGAACTGGCCGGGCTGACTCCTCCTAAAGATTTGGGATATGCCGGCCTGAAAATCATCGGCAAATTTCCCAAGTCAGAGCACCCGCTAGAGATTGCTTCGTTTTTAGGTGCTAGTTACTTTCGTGCAATTTCCCCTGATCAGTTCTATGGGACGAGTGCCCGAGGTTTGGCGGTTGATATTGGTTTGGCGAAGCCAGAAGAGTTTCCCGTCTTTCGAGAATTTTGGGTAGAACGCCCCCAACCAGATGCCAAGCAGTTCAAGGTTTGGGCTTTGCTAGATAGCCCCAGTGTGACGGGGGCTTATGCGTTTGTAATTCATCCTAACGAAACGATGACGATCGACGTTAAGGCGGAACTTCATTTCCGTAAAGTTCCTGAGAAGGTGGGCGTTGCTCCGCTGACAAGCATGTGGATGTGGGGGCTGGGCAAAGAAGGTCCAGCCAACGATCCCCGTCCCCGGGTTCATGATGCCGATAGTTTGTTGATTCAAACGGGCGAGAACGAGTGGATTCGGCGTTCGCTGAATCGTCTCGATTTTCCTTCGCTCAGCAATTACCAGGCGCGGCAGCTATACGGCTTTGGGCTTATGCAGTCCGAGCGAGACCCGGCTCGGTATCAAGACGATGAAGCCAAGTACGATCTCCGGCCGAGTGTTTGGATTACGCCGAGCAAACCATGGGTGAACGGAACAGTACAGCTTTTAGAACTTCCTTCCGATCATGAAGGGACTGATAACATTGGCGCCTACTGGGTTGCCGATCGACCTGTTACGACCGACCAACCTATTGAGTTGGAATATGAAATTGCCTTCCTCCACCAGGCACCCAAGCAGCATTCGCTGGCGAAGGTGACTGACTTTCGAGTTGATCGCTCGGATAAATCCTCCCTCCATCTCACCGTCGTTTTTCAGGGCGACAACCTATCCAGACTTCCAGTGGAACGCGAGTTGCTACCTCTTATCGAGGTACAACGAGGCAGCGCGAAAGAGATCGTCGTCCGGCGAACTGCGCTTAACACGGTGGAAGTCTCGTGCAAGTTGATCCCGGACGGACCTTACGCCATGGAGATTGAGGTTGTCCTCAAGGTAGAGGACGAGCTCTGCTCTGAATCGTGGAGATATCTATGTCCCATTTAA